From the Micromonospora echinofusca genome, the window CGCCGGAGTTCTACCGCCGGCACGGCTACCTCGACACGGGTCGCCGGGAGGGCATCCCCGGGGGCCACGTCGACCACCACTTCTTCAAGTCGCTGGTCACCGACCCCGCCGCCGCCGTGCGCCTGGTGGCGCTGGTGGAGTTGGCCGCCGACGCGGTGGACGCCGGCCGGCGGTACGAGGACGCGGCGCTCGGGCTGCTCGGGCGGCACGGCGGCCGGCTGGAGCGCCGGCTGCGCACCGGCGACGGGCGTACGGAGGTGCATCTGATCCGGTTCGACACGCGCGACGGCTACGCCGGCTTCCTCGCCGACCCGCAGCGGGTGGCGCTCCGCGGCGAGCTGGGCGGGGCCGCCCCGACCGCCCGGGTGCTGGAGGTCCACGAGGTCTGAACCGGCGCGGGAGCGAACCGACCCGCTCCGCTCCACGGGGTGTGTTCACTGTGGACGCTCTGCTACGGTGCTTCGCAGTGATCAACGCCGATTAGTGAGGGGAGCTCCCGCATGACCGAGCAGATCGAGGCCTTCGAGCCGGTGGCGTCCGACGACTACGACCAGGAACTGACGTGCCTGGAGCCTCCGGTCGAGGCCTGACCGGTCGAAGCCTGAGTAGTCATGCGCGTCCGTGTGTCGCGGCTGGTCGTCTTCCTGTGGCGTGACGGCCAACTGGTCTGCGACGACCCGCTGCGGCACCGGCAGTTCGCGTTGACTGTCGAGGCGGAGAGGCTGCTGCGCGGCTACGCCGACTGGGCCGAGCTCGACGGCCGGCTCGCGCAGCAGCTCCTCGACGCCCACGTCCTCGTCGCCGAGGGTTCGCCCGAACACGACCGGGAGGAACGCCTCGGCGCCTGGCGCGACCTGGGGCCGGCGGCCACCTACTACCACCTGGCCAGCCGTACGCTCGGCAGCGACGTCTTCCGCTCGGCGGCGCAGGACGCGGCGGTGCTGCGCGCCAAGAGCGG encodes:
- a CDS encoding GNAT family N-acetyltransferase — its product is MTTGNDIGGGDILRVLGEDGELRARLDAELTAFNNRATGADDEAGLCVRVDDADGGLVAGLTGWTWGGCAGIDMVWVREDRRGEGWGGRLLRAAEEEARRRGCTEVSVASFSFQAPEFYRRHGYLDTGRREGIPGGHVDHHFFKSLVTDPAAAVRLVALVELAADAVDAGRRYEDAALGLLGRHGGRLERRLRTGDGRTEVHLIRFDTRDGYAGFLADPQRVALRGELGGAAPTARVLEVHEV